The following proteins are encoded in a genomic region of Glycine max cultivar Williams 82 chromosome 18, Glycine_max_v4.0, whole genome shotgun sequence:
- the LOC106797003 gene encoding protein FAR1-RELATED SEQUENCE 5: MEEHSISDCSNDGTFEDVHMEDDGVALRMMSLVSKVKNMCFWNEDGLDDNECFENNVSDDNELKDEEDYDNEVLNDEGYQFYKWYAWANDFSIRKSHVLINKKGETLQQTFVCSKEGYRQDRGLSPRNRKHEYKNFTRCGCKVYICVHVNELIDHWYVFVFSGGHKHKLLNEQDCGLLSGHRKITASDAMQIENYRKVVIRPPHIYASLAQTSGGYNKVGYVRKDIYNYFARQGRKQSSDVNRALNYFHHLCPKDPMMVVAYIVDDENRLQHLFWCDAKS; the protein is encoded by the exons ATGGAAGAACATTCAATAAGTGATTGTTCAAATGATGGGACATTTGAGGATGTTCATATGGAGGATGATGGGGTTGCTTTGAGGATGATGAGTTTGGTTAGCAAGGTAAAGAACATGTGTTTTTGGAACGAGGATGGGCTAGATGATAATGAATGTTTTGAGAATAATGTTTCAGATGATAATGAGTTAAAGGATGAAGAAGATTATGACAATGAGGTTTTAAATGATGAAG GTTACCAATTTTATAAGTGGTATGCATGGGCCAACGATTTTTCTATTCGGAAAAGTCATGTCCTCATAAACAAGAAGGGGGAGACACTGCAACAAACATTTGTTTGTTCAAAGGAAGGTTATAGACAAGATAGAGGATTGAGTCCACGAAATAGGAAGCATGAATATAAGAATTTCACTCGATGTGGATGTAAGGTATATATCTGTGTTCATgtgaatgaattgattgatcATTGGTATGTGTTTGTCTTTAGTGGTGGTCATAAGCATAAGTTGTTGAATGAGCAAGATTGTGGTCTGCTTTCAGGTCACAGGAAAATTACTGCATCAGATGCAATGCAGATTGAAAATTATAGGAAAGTTGTCATTAGACCACCCCACATATATGCATCATTGGCCCAAACTTCAGGGGGTTATAATAAGGTGGGATATGTtagaaaagatatatataactattttgcAAGACAAGGGCGCAAGCAATCATCTGATGTTAATAGGGCTTTGAACTACTTTCACCATTTGTGTCCAAAAGATCCTATGATGGTTGTTGCTTATATTGTAGATGATGAAAATAGATTGCAACATCTATTTTGGTGTGATGCAAAGAGTTGA